GCGAAACCGCGCTCGAAGCCGGTCGACGTGCTCGGGTTGCCCGTCTACCGGGGCGACATCGTCAACGGGCAGGACCCCGTCCCGTCGGCGCGCCGGCCCGATCCGGACCGGCTCGTGCGCGCGCACTCGCACGCCAGCCGAGCCATGAACTACCTCCGGGCCCTGCGGCCGGTCACCGGGGACGTCTTCGTCAGCCACGAAGCCCTGCTCCTCGACTACGAACTGCCGCAACTGCGCGCCGATCACCCCAGCGAGGGCGGACCCGCCGAGGTCTTCGCCACCTCCGGCCACTTCCTGTGGATCGGGGAGCGGACCCGGCAGCTGGACGGGGCCCACGTCGCGGTGGCGGCGCTGCTCGCCAACCCGGTGGGCGTGAAGATCGGCCCCGGCACGACCGCCGAGGAGGTCGAGCAGTACGCGGACCGGCTCAACCCGCGGCGCGTGCCCGGCAAGCTGACCTTCATCAGCCGGATGGGGCGCGAGAACGTCGGTGAGGTCCTGCCGGGCCTCGTCGAGCGGATCAGGGAGTCCGGCCATCCGGTGGTGTGGGTGTGCGACCCGATGCACGGCAACACCCACGAGTCCGAGTCGGGGTACAAGACCCGGGACTACGACGACATCCGGGCGGAGGTGGAGGTGTTCTTCGAGGTCCACCGGCAGCTGGGCACCCACCCCGGGGGCGTGCACCTCGAACTCACCGCCTCCGACGTGACGGAGTGCCTCGGGGCCTCGTCAGGAGTGGCTGACGCGGATCTCGCGGCCCGCTACGAGACCGCCTGCGACCCGAGGTTGAACCACCGCCAGTCGCTGGACCTCGTCCGCGTCGTGGCCGCCCTGTTGGGAGGTGCTCGTCCCGGTCCACGCACCGTCCGGGAGGCTGCCCGACGTCGTGCGCGGTCTGCAGCTGATCGGCAACCTGGACGGCCTGCTCGTCACCGTGCCGCACAAGATCGCGGTGTGCGCGTTGGTCGACCACGTCAGCCCGGCGGTGGCGGTCTCGGGCAGTGCCAACGCGTTGCGGCGTGAGCCCGACGGGAGCTGGTCCGCGGCGAACTTCGACGGCACGGGCTTCGTCGCCGGCCTCGTCCACCGAGGACACGATCCCGCCGGGCGGACGGTGGCGGTGGTCGGAGCGGGTGGTGCGGGCAGCGCCATCGCGGTGGCACTGCTCGAGGCGGGCGTGGGCGGGCTCCGCGTCTGCGACCGTGACCCCGCTCGCCTCGCCGCTCTCCGCGACCGCGTGGCAGAGCGGTGGCCGCGACCCGTGGTGTTCAGCGACGAGCCCGACCTGCGGGGTGCCGACCTGGTCGTGAACGCCACCCCGCTCGGCCTGCGCGAGACCGACGAGCTGCCGTTCTCCCTCGACGACCTGGCACCGCACGCGGTCGTGGCCGACATCATCATGACCCCGCGGGACACCGAGCTCCTCGCCCTCGCGGCGGCCCGCGGGCACCGGGTGCACCACGGAATCCACATGCTCCGCCACCAGATCCCCGCCTACCTGCAGTTCTTCGGGTTCGGCGACGCTCTGAGCGCCCGGTCCTGACCTGGCGCGGTCGAAGGCGGCCGCAGCGGAGGTGGGAGCGGGCGCCGGTGGCGCACCGCGCCGGGGGCGGAGCCGGCCCGACACGCGACGGCCCCGGCCAGGGGGCCTGGCCGAGGCCGTCGCTTCCGGCGCAGCGGGGTCAGGTGCTGGAGGTCTCGGTGGAGCCTTCGATCACCTTGCGCTCGCCACCGTGGCCGACCTGGATCCGCCGCGGCTTGGCGTGTTCGGCGACCGGGATCGTCACGGTCAGCACGCCGTCCTTGTAGTCGGCGGCGATGCCGTTGAGGTCCACGCCCTCGCCCAGCATCAGCTGGCGGCTGAACGTGCCGCGCGGCCGTTCGGCGGCCAGGTAGCTCGGCTCGGTCTTCTCGCCGCCGCCGTGCGCGGTCGTCCGCTCGGCCCGCACCGTGAGCGTGTTGTTCTCCGTGGTCAGGTCCAGCGAATCCGGGTCCACGCCGGGCAGGTCGAACTCGATCACGTAGTGGTCACCGAGCCGGTAGACGTCCATCGGC
This region of Saccharopolyspora hordei genomic DNA includes:
- a CDS encoding 3-deoxy-7-phosphoheptulonate synthase, whose protein sequence is MIRHTWPDTALPPPAPVPLSTSDERIPLQLRRELDAACARPAAQQPAWPDATAVHAARALLGAAPPITSPSEVRLLRRRLAAVAHGRAFVLQGGDCAETFEENTEEHISGTVRLLGDMAEELSSTGLPVVTIGRVAGQYAKPRSKPVDVLGLPVYRGDIVNGQDPVPSARRPDPDRLVRAHSHASRAMNYLRALRPVTGDVFVSHEALLLDYELPQLRADHPSEGGPAEVFATSGHFLWIGERTRQLDGAHVAVAALLANPVGVKIGPGTTAEEVEQYADRLNPRRVPGKLTFISRMGRENVGEVLPGLVERIRESGHPVVWVCDPMHGNTHESESGYKTRDYDDIRAEVEVFFEVHRQLGTHPGGVHLELTASDVTECLGASSGVADADLAARYETACDPRLNHRQSLDLVRVVAALLGGARPGPRTVREAARRRARSAADRQPGRPARHRAAQDRGVRVGRPRQPGGGGLGQCQRVAA
- a CDS encoding Hsp20 family protein encodes the protein MLLQFDPFRDFNRLANEMLAATRAPQAMPMDVYRLGDHYVIEFDLPGVDPDSLDLTTENNTLTVRAERTTAHGGGEKTEPSYLAAERPRGTFSRQLMLGEGVDLNGIAADYKDGVLTVTIPVAEHAKPRRIQVGHGGERKVIEGSTETSST
- a CDS encoding NAD(P)-binding domain-containing protein, giving the protein MGNLDGLLVTVPHKIAVCALVDHVSPAVAVSGSANALRREPDGSWSAANFDGTGFVAGLVHRGHDPAGRTVAVVGAGGAGSAIAVALLEAGVGGLRVCDRDPARLAALRDRVAERWPRPVVFSDEPDLRGADLVVNATPLGLRETDELPFSLDDLAPHAVVADIIMTPRDTELLALAAARGHRVHHGIHMLRHQIPAYLQFFGFGDALSARS